A stretch of the Streptomyces venezuelae genome encodes the following:
- a CDS encoding MFS transporter, with amino-acid sequence MTRTPSSTQPEDRAPRDEGPAPDRRRIFADLTPLRTSPDYRRLWIGNTVSWMGAAMTVLAVQLQVYDITGSSFSVGLVGLFALVPLIVFGLYGGAIADSVDRRALGLASSGGLGLLSVVLAAAALLGYHRVWLLYTVVALQAVCGALNSPARSAMIPRLLPPEQLPAANALQSVTTTSGFLVGPMLGGLVVGLWGYQAAYLIDAVAFVGAFYAMWRLPSMRPERADGKRGRASVLDGLRFLATRPNIRMTFFSDLCAMVLAQPKALFPAIAVIWYGGDALTVGLLGAATAAGALLGGLFSGWQGRIRRHGLAILLSVAAWGLAIAVFGLTRNLWLGLFFLALAGWMDTISMVFRTTMLQAATPDDMRGRLQGVFIVVVAGGPRLGDFLAGTAADLTSPELAITGGGLACVLAVALLAARWRGFARYDARSPVA; translated from the coding sequence GTGACGCGTACCCCCTCCTCCACCCAGCCGGAAGACCGGGCCCCGCGCGACGAGGGCCCGGCCCCGGACCGGCGGCGGATATTCGCCGACCTCACCCCGCTGCGGACCTCGCCCGACTACCGGCGGCTGTGGATCGGGAACACCGTCTCCTGGATGGGCGCGGCGATGACCGTGCTCGCGGTCCAGCTCCAGGTGTACGACATCACCGGATCCAGCTTCTCGGTCGGCCTCGTCGGGCTGTTCGCGCTCGTCCCGCTGATCGTCTTCGGTCTCTACGGCGGAGCCATCGCCGACTCCGTCGACCGGCGCGCCCTGGGCCTCGCCAGTTCCGGCGGGCTGGGCCTGCTCTCGGTGGTGCTGGCCGCCGCCGCGCTGCTCGGCTATCACCGGGTGTGGCTCCTCTACACCGTGGTCGCCCTCCAGGCGGTGTGCGGTGCGCTGAACTCGCCCGCCCGGTCGGCGATGATCCCCCGGCTGCTGCCGCCCGAGCAGCTGCCCGCCGCCAATGCGCTCCAGTCGGTGACCACCACCTCCGGGTTCCTGGTGGGGCCGATGCTGGGCGGGCTGGTCGTGGGCCTGTGGGGGTACCAGGCCGCGTATCTGATCGACGCGGTCGCCTTCGTCGGAGCCTTCTACGCGATGTGGCGGCTGCCCTCGATGCGGCCGGAGCGGGCGGACGGCAAGCGGGGCCGGGCCTCGGTGCTGGACGGGCTGCGGTTCCTCGCCACCCGGCCCAACATCCGGATGACCTTCTTCTCCGACCTGTGCGCGATGGTGCTGGCCCAGCCGAAGGCGCTGTTCCCGGCCATCGCAGTGATCTGGTACGGCGGCGATGCCCTCACCGTGGGGCTGCTGGGCGCCGCCACTGCGGCAGGTGCGCTGCTCGGCGGCCTGTTCTCCGGCTGGCAGGGCCGGATCCGGCGGCACGGCCTGGCGATCCTGTTGTCGGTCGCGGCCTGGGGGCTGGCCATCGCGGTGTTCGGGCTCACCCGGAACCTCTGGCTCGGGCTGTTCTTCCTGGCCCTGGCCGGCTGGATGGACACCATCTCGATGGTGTTCCGCACCACCATGCTCCAGGCCGCCACCCCCGACGACATGCGGGGGCGGCTGCAGGGCGTCTTCATCGTGGTGGTCGCGGGCGGGCCCCGGCTGGGCGACTTCCTGGCCGGCACGGCCGCCGACCTCACCTCGCCGGAGCTTGCCATCACCGGCGGCGGACTGGCCTGTGTCCTGGCGGTGGCCCTGCTCGCGGCCCGCTGGCGCGGCTTCGCCCGCTATGACGCGCGGTCGCCGGTGGCGTAG
- a CDS encoding ABC transporter ATP-binding protein encodes MLIQLLRTHLGPYRKPIGLLVLLQLFQTSASLYLPTLNADIIDNGVVHGDTGYILGFGALMLAVSLVQLVCNVCAVYYGARTAAALGRDVRAAVFGRVQSFSARELGQFGAPSLITRSTNDVQQVQMLVLMGFTLVVSAPIMCVGGIVMALSLDVPLSGVLVAVVPVLGIAVGAIVMKTRPLFRQMQERLDTVNRVLREQITGNRVIRAFVRDDYEKERFRRANEDLTEVSLAAGRWLALMFPTVILVINVAGVAVVWFGAMRIDSGGMEIGQLTAFLAYLLQIVMSVMMATFMFMMMPRAEVCAERIQEVLDTSSSVVPPADPVRTLARRGQLELRGTDFRYPGAEAPVLRGVDLVARPGETTAVIGSTGSGKSTLLGLVPRLFDATGGEVLVDGEDVRRIDPDLLARTVGMVPQKPYLFSGTIASNLRYGRPDASDEELWQALEVAQAREFVEQLEGGLEAPVSQGGTNVSGGQRQRLAIARTLVQRPEIYLFDDSFSALDYATDAALRSALARETEDATVVIVAQRVSTIRDADRIVVLDEGQVVGVGRHHELMAGNETYREIVLSQLTEAEAA; translated from the coding sequence GTGCTCATACAACTTCTACGGACGCACCTCGGTCCGTATCGGAAACCCATCGGCCTGCTGGTGCTGCTCCAGCTGTTCCAGACCAGTGCCAGCCTGTACCTGCCCACGCTGAACGCCGACATCATCGACAACGGTGTCGTCCACGGCGACACCGGCTACATCCTGGGCTTCGGCGCCCTGATGCTCGCGGTGTCGCTGGTGCAGCTGGTGTGCAATGTCTGTGCCGTCTACTACGGCGCCCGGACCGCGGCGGCGCTCGGCCGGGACGTCCGGGCGGCCGTGTTCGGCCGGGTCCAGAGCTTCTCCGCGCGGGAACTGGGGCAGTTCGGGGCCCCCTCGCTGATCACCCGCAGCACGAATGACGTGCAGCAGGTCCAGATGCTGGTGCTGATGGGCTTCACCCTGGTGGTGTCGGCGCCGATCATGTGCGTCGGCGGCATCGTGATGGCGCTCTCGCTGGACGTACCGCTGTCGGGCGTGCTGGTCGCGGTGGTGCCGGTGCTCGGCATCGCGGTCGGTGCGATCGTGATGAAGACCCGCCCGCTGTTCCGGCAGATGCAGGAGCGGCTGGACACGGTGAACCGGGTGCTGCGCGAGCAGATCACCGGCAACCGGGTGATCCGCGCCTTCGTCCGCGACGACTACGAGAAGGAACGCTTCCGCCGGGCCAACGAGGACCTCACCGAGGTCTCGCTGGCGGCCGGCCGCTGGCTGGCGCTGATGTTCCCGACGGTGATCCTGGTGATCAACGTCGCCGGGGTGGCCGTGGTCTGGTTCGGGGCCATGCGGATCGACAGCGGCGGCATGGAGATCGGCCAGCTGACCGCGTTCCTGGCCTATCTGCTGCAGATCGTCATGTCCGTGATGATGGCCACCTTCATGTTCATGATGATGCCGCGCGCCGAGGTGTGCGCGGAGCGGATCCAGGAGGTGCTCGACACCTCCTCCAGCGTGGTCCCGCCCGCCGACCCGGTGCGCACCCTCGCAAGGCGCGGGCAGCTGGAGCTGCGCGGCACCGACTTCCGCTACCCGGGGGCCGAGGCCCCGGTGCTGCGCGGGGTCGACCTGGTGGCCCGGCCCGGTGAGACCACCGCGGTGATCGGGTCCACCGGCAGCGGCAAGTCCACCCTGCTGGGGCTGGTGCCCCGGCTGTTCGACGCGACCGGCGGCGAGGTGCTGGTCGACGGGGAGGACGTACGGCGCATCGATCCGGACCTGCTGGCGCGGACGGTGGGCATGGTTCCGCAGAAGCCGTACCTGTTCTCCGGGACCATCGCCTCCAACCTCCGGTACGGGCGCCCGGACGCCTCCGACGAGGAGCTGTGGCAGGCCCTGGAGGTGGCGCAGGCCAGGGAGTTCGTGGAGCAGCTGGAGGGCGGCCTGGAGGCGCCCGTCAGCCAGGGCGGAACCAATGTCTCCGGCGGTCAGCGGCAGCGTCTGGCGATCGCCCGCACCCTGGTGCAGCGGCCGGAGATCTACCTGTTCGACGACTCCTTCTCGGCCCTGGACTACGCGACGGACGCGGCGCTGCGCTCGGCGCTGGCCCGCGAGACCGAGGACGCGACCGTGGTGATCGTCGCGCAGCGGGTGTCGACCATCCGCGACGCCGACCGGATCGTGGTCCTCGACGAGGGCCAGGTCGTGGGCGTCGGCCGGCATCACGAGCTGATGGCCGGCAACGAGACCTACCGGGAGATCGTGCTCTCCCAGCTGACGGAGGCGGAAGCCGCATGA
- a CDS encoding ABC transporter ATP-binding protein: MSGPGGRMMMGSSGQGALDFKNSGRRLLRQIAKDRAKLWGMVLAVVGSVAMTVIGPKILGEATDLVFAGIVGREMPAGLTKEQALEEMRARGEGGTADMLSGTDFTPGQGIDFGAVGTVAVSALVVFALAALFMLVATRLSNHVMNGTVYRMREELQAKLSRLPLSYFDRQKRGEVLSRATNDIDNIGQTLQQTLGQLMNSLLTIVGVLAMMFWISPLLALVALVTVPLSVVIAAKIGKRSQPHFVAQWKTTGTLNAHIEEMYSGHTLVKVFGRQRESAAAFAEENEALYRASFKAQFVSGLMQPVMLFVSNINYVLVAVVGGLRVASGTLSIGDVQAFIQYSRQFSMPLTQVASMANLVQSGVASAERVYELLDAAEQEPDAVVPERPEKIRGQVTLDKVAFRYEPDRPLIEDLSLTVEPGHTVAIVGPTGAGKTTLVNLLMRFYEVTGGRIALDGVDIAKMTREELRGAIGMVLQDTWLFGGTIAENIAYGASREVTRAEIEAAARAAHADRFVRTLPEGYDTVLDDEGTGVSAGEKQLITIARAFLSDPVILVLDEATSSVDTRTEVLIQKAMARLSHGRTSFVIAHRLSTIRDADVILVMENGSIVEQGGHEELLAAEGAYARLYAAQFAQAVAEVD; this comes from the coding sequence ATGAGCGGGCCCGGCGGACGGATGATGATGGGGTCCTCGGGCCAGGGGGCCCTCGACTTCAAGAACTCGGGCAGGCGGCTGCTGCGGCAGATCGCCAAGGACCGGGCGAAGCTGTGGGGCATGGTGCTGGCCGTGGTGGGCAGCGTGGCCATGACGGTGATCGGCCCGAAGATCCTCGGCGAGGCCACCGACCTGGTCTTCGCGGGGATCGTGGGCCGGGAGATGCCGGCCGGGCTCACCAAGGAGCAGGCCCTGGAGGAGATGCGCGCCAGGGGCGAGGGCGGCACGGCCGACATGCTGTCGGGCACCGACTTCACCCCCGGGCAGGGCATCGACTTCGGTGCGGTCGGCACGGTGGCGGTCTCGGCGCTGGTGGTCTTCGCGCTGGCCGCGCTGTTCATGCTGGTGGCGACCCGGCTGTCGAACCATGTGATGAACGGCACCGTGTACCGGATGCGCGAGGAGCTCCAGGCGAAGCTGTCGCGGCTGCCGCTGTCGTACTTCGACCGGCAGAAGCGCGGCGAGGTGCTGAGCCGGGCGACCAACGACATCGACAACATCGGCCAGACCCTGCAGCAGACCCTGGGCCAGCTGATGAACTCCCTGCTGACCATCGTCGGCGTGCTGGCGATGATGTTCTGGATCTCGCCGCTGCTGGCGCTGGTCGCGCTGGTGACCGTGCCGCTGTCCGTGGTCATCGCCGCGAAGATCGGCAAGAGGTCGCAGCCGCACTTCGTCGCGCAGTGGAAGACCACCGGCACGCTGAACGCCCATATCGAGGAGATGTACTCGGGGCACACCCTGGTGAAGGTGTTCGGCCGGCAGCGGGAATCGGCGGCGGCCTTCGCCGAGGAGAACGAGGCGCTGTACCGGGCGAGCTTCAAGGCGCAGTTCGTCAGCGGTCTCATGCAGCCGGTGATGCTGTTCGTCTCGAACATCAACTATGTGCTGGTGGCGGTCGTCGGCGGGCTCCGGGTGGCCTCGGGCACCTTGTCGATCGGTGATGTGCAGGCCTTCATCCAGTACTCGCGGCAGTTCTCGATGCCGCTGACGCAGGTGGCGTCGATGGCGAACCTGGTGCAGTCGGGGGTGGCCTCGGCCGAGCGGGTGTACGAGCTGCTGGACGCGGCGGAGCAGGAGCCGGACGCGGTGGTTCCGGAGCGCCCGGAGAAGATCCGCGGCCAGGTGACCCTGGACAAGGTGGCCTTCCGCTACGAGCCGGACCGGCCGCTGATCGAGGACCTGTCGCTGACGGTCGAGCCGGGGCACACGGTCGCGATCGTCGGTCCGACGGGTGCCGGCAAGACCACCCTGGTCAATCTGCTGATGCGGTTCTACGAGGTGACCGGCGGGCGGATCGCGCTGGACGGGGTGGACATCGCGAAGATGACCCGCGAGGAGCTGCGCGGCGCGATCGGCATGGTGCTCCAGGACACGTGGCTGTTCGGCGGCACCATCGCGGAGAACATCGCGTACGGCGCCTCGCGCGAGGTGACCCGGGCGGAGATCGAGGCGGCGGCGCGGGCGGCGCACGCGGACCGGTTCGTCCGTACCCTGCCGGAGGGCTATGACACGGTGCTGGACGACGAGGGCACCGGGGTCAGCGCGGGTGAGAAGCAGCTGATCACCATTGCGCGGGCGTTCCTGTCAGATCCGGTGATCCTGGTGCTGGACGAGGCGACGAGCTCGGTGGACACGCGGACCGAAGTGCTCATCCAGAAGGCGATGGCGCGGCTGTCGCACGGCCGGACCTCGTTCGTGATCGCCCACCGGCTGTCCACGATCCGCGACGCGGACGTGATCCTGGTGATGGAGAACGGCTCGATCGTGGAACAGGGCGGCCACGAGGAACTGCTGGCGGCCGAGGGGGCGTACGCCCGGCTGTACGCGGCGCAGTTCGCGCAGGCGGTCGCCGAGGTCGACTGA
- a CDS encoding glutamate--cysteine ligase: protein MIEPGKGTASNTLRTIGRAGGRAGAVPLTVGVEEEFLLVDARTFKVVPAAPLVLATAGGEPHHLHAEGTRYQVEISTPIADSATTLREELGALRRSLAKAARTHGCRLLASPSPVVALDGPLHLTDDEPRQREQHRRFGALTDTLVGCGRHIHIGTLDVDTAVAVANRVRPWLPTLIALAANSPYWQGRDTGHASWRAMAWSAWPSAGLPPHFTSTAHYRRSVQTLLGSGAALDTKMVYWDLRPSGNWPTLEIRAPDMSPDIETAVLQAELARALVATALREIAGHHPAPEARDEVLRLARWRAAHDGLEGFGLDPYTGTELPAADLAEALLDHIAPELAAAGDLDHAATTLAALLRDGSGAHRQRAAYARRGDLTDVLRHLADTTEAF, encoded by the coding sequence GTGATCGAACCTGGCAAAGGAACCGCGAGCAACACTCTTCGCACCATCGGGCGGGCCGGCGGCCGGGCCGGCGCCGTTCCGCTCACGGTCGGGGTGGAGGAGGAGTTCCTCCTCGTCGACGCCCGGACCTTCAAGGTGGTCCCGGCCGCCCCGCTCGTCCTCGCCACCGCCGGCGGGGAACCGCACCATCTGCACGCCGAGGGAACCCGGTACCAGGTGGAGATCTCCACCCCCATCGCCGACTCGGCCACGACCCTCCGCGAGGAACTCGGCGCGCTGCGGCGCTCCCTCGCCAAGGCGGCCCGGACGCACGGCTGCCGGCTGCTCGCCAGCCCCTCTCCGGTGGTGGCCCTGGACGGGCCCCTGCACCTGACCGACGACGAACCGCGCCAGCGCGAACAGCACCGCCGCTTCGGCGCCCTCACCGACACCCTGGTCGGCTGCGGCCGGCACATCCACATCGGCACCCTCGACGTGGACACCGCCGTGGCCGTGGCCAACCGGGTCCGCCCGTGGCTGCCGACGCTGATCGCGCTGGCCGCCAACTCGCCGTACTGGCAGGGCCGCGACACCGGCCACGCCAGCTGGCGGGCCATGGCCTGGTCCGCCTGGCCCTCGGCGGGCCTGCCGCCGCACTTCACCTCCACCGCCCACTACCGGCGCTCGGTCCAGACCCTGCTCGGCTCCGGGGCGGCGCTCGACACCAAGATGGTCTACTGGGACCTCCGCCCGTCCGGGAACTGGCCCACGCTCGAGATCCGGGCGCCCGACATGTCCCCGGACATCGAGACCGCGGTGCTCCAGGCCGAACTGGCCCGCGCCCTGGTCGCGACCGCGCTGCGCGAGATCGCCGGGCACCACCCGGCCCCGGAGGCCCGGGACGAGGTACTGCGGCTGGCCCGCTGGCGGGCCGCCCACGACGGCCTGGAGGGCTTCGGCCTGGACCCCTACACGGGCACCGAGCTCCCCGCGGCGGACCTCGCGGAGGCCCTGCTCGACCACATCGCCCCGGAACTGGCGGCGGCCGGTGACCTGGACCACGCCGCCACCACCCTGGCCGCTCTCCTGCGTGACGGCTCCGGCGCCCACCGCCAGCGCGCGGCCTACGCCCGCAGAGGAGACCTCACGGACGTCCTCCGCCACCTGGCGGACACCACCGAGGCCTTCTGA
- a CDS encoding FGGY family carbohydrate kinase, with translation MGIVAGLDSSSAFTRIVVCDTDTGAVLRQGYAPHPLPADDPHGPGPHEIDPQAWLLSLGEAAGGGLLEGVQAIGVSAQGHGLLPLDAQGALVRPALVGNDKRAQVAAADLVERLGGRAGWVEAVGSVPQHPQPIAKLAWLAQTEPDAARRVAVLMQPHDWLVWQLLGRPARRTTDRGGASGTGYWSAATGSYRPDLVELALGHRAMLPEVLGPAEAAGTTPEGLLISAGTGETMAAALGLGLGPGDAVVSLGASGSVMAVHHEALSEPGGLITSLADAAGLHLPVVNTSNAVRTLRGTAELLGTDLEGLSELALQSTPGAHGLVLLPYLEGERTPNLPHTAGTLSGLRRDSMKPEHLAQAAFEGMLCGLVDALDVLRTRGVEIRRVFLLGAAAELPAVQAAAPGLFGTQIVVPEPADYAALGAARQAAWALGVAQGTLAPHTPPVWPPAAARVLEVDEELLPAWQAVRQQYAATRESVHPGAFTA, from the coding sequence ATGGGGATAGTCGCCGGGCTGGACAGCTCTTCCGCCTTCACTCGCATCGTCGTCTGCGACACGGACACCGGGGCGGTGCTCCGCCAGGGGTACGCACCCCATCCGCTGCCGGCCGATGACCCCCATGGCCCGGGCCCGCACGAGATCGACCCGCAGGCCTGGCTGCTCTCGCTCGGCGAGGCGGCCGGCGGCGGGCTGCTCGAAGGGGTCCAGGCCATCGGGGTCTCCGCGCAGGGGCACGGGCTGCTGCCGCTGGACGCACAGGGTGCGCTGGTCCGGCCGGCCCTGGTCGGCAACGACAAGCGGGCCCAGGTGGCCGCGGCGGATCTGGTGGAGCGGCTCGGCGGCCGGGCCGGCTGGGTGGAGGCGGTCGGGTCCGTCCCGCAGCATCCGCAGCCCATCGCGAAGCTGGCCTGGCTGGCCCAGACCGAACCCGATGCGGCCCGCCGGGTCGCCGTGCTGATGCAGCCGCACGACTGGCTGGTCTGGCAGCTGCTGGGCCGGCCGGCCCGGCGCACCACCGACCGGGGCGGGGCCTCCGGCACCGGCTACTGGTCGGCGGCCACCGGCTCCTACCGGCCCGACCTGGTCGAGCTGGCCCTCGGGCACCGGGCGATGCTGCCGGAGGTGCTCGGTCCGGCCGAAGCCGCCGGCACCACCCCGGAGGGACTGCTGATCTCCGCCGGAACCGGGGAGACCATGGCCGCCGCGCTGGGGCTGGGCCTCGGACCGGGCGACGCGGTGGTCTCGCTGGGCGCCTCCGGATCGGTGATGGCCGTCCACCACGAGGCGCTGTCGGAGCCGGGCGGCCTGATCACCTCGCTGGCCGACGCGGCCGGCCTGCACCTGCCGGTGGTGAACACCTCCAATGCGGTACGGACGCTGCGCGGCACCGCCGAACTGCTGGGCACCGATCTGGAGGGGCTGAGCGAGCTCGCGCTGCAGTCCACCCCGGGCGCCCACGGCCTCGTACTCCTCCCCTACCTGGAGGGCGAGCGGACCCCGAACCTGCCGCACACCGCCGGCACCCTGTCCGGGCTGCGCCGGGACTCGATGAAGCCGGAGCACCTGGCGCAGGCGGCCTTCGAGGGCATGCTGTGCGGGCTGGTGGACGCGCTGGACGTGCTGCGCACCCGCGGGGTGGAGATCCGGCGGGTGTTCCTGCTGGGCGCGGCGGCCGAGCTGCCCGCCGTACAGGCCGCGGCACCGGGGCTGTTCGGCACCCAGATCGTGGTGCCGGAGCCGGCCGACTACGCGGCGCTGGGCGCGGCCCGGCAGGCGGCCTGGGCGCTGGGCGTGGCGCAGGGCACGCTGGCCCCGCACACCCCGCCGGTCTGGCCTCCGGCCGCGGCCCGGGTGCTGGAGGTGGACGAGGAGCTGCTGCCGGCCTGGCAGGCGGTGCGGCAGCAGTACGCGGCCACCCGCGAGTCGGTGCACCCCGGAGCCTTCACGGCGTAG
- a CDS encoding YtxH domain-containing protein, translated as MRYKVTFAAGLALGYVLGTRAGRERYEQMKKSARELAQNPAVRNAAEQAGQTSRQFAGKAFATVSDKVGDHMPASVTQRVRSLRDRGQGAEDDWGTSNT; from the coding sequence ATGCGGTACAAGGTCACGTTCGCCGCCGGACTGGCCCTCGGCTACGTCCTCGGTACACGGGCGGGGCGGGAGCGGTACGAGCAGATGAAGAAGTCCGCACGGGAGCTGGCGCAGAACCCGGCGGTCCGCAACGCGGCCGAGCAGGCCGGGCAGACCTCGCGGCAGTTCGCCGGGAAGGCCTTCGCCACGGTGAGCGACAAGGTCGGGGACCACATGCCGGCCTCCGTGACCCAGCGGGTGCGGTCGCTGCGCGACCGGGGGCAGGGAGCCGAGGACGATTGGGGAACCAGCAACACCTGA
- a CDS encoding RNA polymerase sigma factor, which translates to MEVAPVQTQILTETAEHTAAAHAPDEPEVEAVDDDEPQPLEPLEPLELIERMPEPRRRADSGSGGGGPSADLFRQYLREIGRIPLLTAAEEVELARRVEAGLFAEEKLRLTPDLDSQLAVDLDKLVVMGRMAKRRLIEANLRLVVSVAKRYVGRGLTMLDLVQEGNLGLIRAVEKFDYARGYKFSTYATWWIRQAMSRALADQARTIRVPVHVVELINRVVRVQRRMLQERGYEPTAEEVALHLELTPERVSEVLRLAQEPVSLHAPVGEEDDVALGDLIEDGDAASPVESAAFFLLREHLEAVLSTLGERERKVVQLRYGLADGRPRTLEEIGRIFGVTRERIRQIESKTLNKLRDHAFADQLRGYLD; encoded by the coding sequence CTGGAGGTCGCCCCCGTGCAGACCCAGATCCTGACCGAAACCGCAGAGCACACCGCTGCCGCACATGCCCCAGACGAGCCCGAGGTCGAGGCCGTGGACGATGACGAGCCGCAGCCCCTCGAGCCGCTCGAGCCGCTGGAACTGATCGAGCGGATGCCCGAGCCACGTCGGCGCGCCGACAGCGGCAGCGGGGGCGGGGGACCGTCCGCCGACCTGTTCCGGCAGTACCTGCGCGAGATAGGCAGGATTCCGCTGCTTACCGCGGCGGAGGAAGTGGAGCTGGCCCGGCGGGTCGAAGCCGGGCTGTTCGCCGAGGAGAAGCTCAGGCTGACCCCGGATCTGGATTCGCAGCTCGCCGTGGACCTCGACAAGCTCGTCGTCATGGGCCGGATGGCCAAACGCCGGCTCATCGAGGCCAACCTGCGGCTCGTCGTCTCCGTGGCGAAGCGGTACGTCGGACGCGGACTCACCATGCTGGACCTCGTCCAGGAGGGGAACCTCGGACTCATCCGGGCCGTCGAGAAGTTCGACTACGCCCGCGGCTACAAGTTCTCCACCTACGCCACCTGGTGGATCCGGCAGGCCATGTCCCGCGCCCTCGCGGACCAGGCCCGGACCATCAGAGTGCCCGTCCATGTGGTCGAGCTCATCAACCGGGTGGTCCGGGTCCAGCGCCGGATGCTCCAGGAGCGCGGGTACGAGCCCACCGCCGAAGAGGTCGCCCTGCACCTGGAACTGACCCCCGAACGGGTCAGCGAGGTCCTCCGGCTCGCCCAGGAACCGGTCTCGCTGCACGCCCCCGTGGGGGAGGAGGACGACGTCGCCCTCGGGGACCTCATCGAGGACGGGGACGCCGCCTCGCCCGTCGAGTCCGCCGCCTTCTTCCTGCTGCGCGAACACCTGGAGGCCGTGCTCTCCACGCTCGGCGAGCGGGAGCGGAAAGTGGTCCAGCTCCGGTACGGGCTGGCCGACGGCCGCCCCCGCACCCTGGAGGAGATCGGCCGCATCTTCGGGGTCACCCGCGAACGCATCCGGCAGATCGAGTCCAAGACCCTCAACAAACTCCGCGACCACGCCTTCGCCGACCAGCTGCGCGGATACCTGGACTGA
- a CDS encoding cupin domain-containing protein has protein sequence MTVNRVGKVDIAEKLAGFDEHWAPRRIARINDYEIKAAKLQGEFVWHAHEDTDEMFLVVSGELTIRLRDGQVVLGPGELYVVPRGVEHCPAASEEVSVLLFEPAGTVNTGSAGGDRTREPVDA, from the coding sequence ATGACTGTGAACCGAGTCGGCAAGGTCGACATCGCGGAGAAACTGGCCGGGTTCGACGAGCACTGGGCGCCGCGCCGCATCGCGCGGATCAACGACTACGAAATCAAGGCCGCCAAACTGCAGGGCGAGTTCGTGTGGCACGCACACGAGGACACCGATGAGATGTTCCTGGTGGTCAGCGGGGAGCTGACCATCCGGTTGCGGGACGGGCAGGTGGTGCTCGGACCAGGCGAGTTGTACGTCGTACCGCGCGGGGTCGAGCACTGCCCGGCCGCCTCGGAGGAGGTGTCGGTCCTGCTGTTCGAGCCGGCCGGCACGGTCAACACCGGATCGGCGGGCGGCGACCGCACCCGCGAACCGGTGGACGCCTGA
- a CDS encoding helix-turn-helix transcriptional regulator, with translation MTVSAWQPEVPGITEVFHARFTAHAYPAHVHDTWTLMILDSGRVDFALDRERHGAGVPETVVLLPPGVVHDGRTVTESGFRKRVLYLDTSVLPAGLTGAAVDTPLLHDAALRDRVHGLHRALGGRELFEAESRLAFVRERLRDRLAGWGPAGPRPPGAGLAVRLRELLDARTVEGITLAEAADELGEAHTTHLIRSFGRAFGLPPHAYLTGRRVAAARRLLLAGMRPAEVAVAVGFHDQAHLTRHFRRYVGTSPARFARSGRV, from the coding sequence ATGACCGTCTCGGCGTGGCAGCCCGAAGTGCCGGGGATCACCGAGGTGTTCCACGCCCGGTTCACCGCCCACGCCTATCCGGCCCATGTCCACGACACCTGGACGCTGATGATCCTGGACAGCGGCCGGGTCGATTTCGCGCTCGATCGCGAGCGGCACGGTGCCGGGGTGCCGGAGACCGTGGTGCTGCTCCCGCCGGGGGTGGTGCACGACGGCCGTACGGTCACCGAATCGGGGTTCCGTAAAAGGGTGCTGTACCTGGACACCTCGGTGCTGCCGGCCGGGCTGACCGGGGCCGCCGTGGACACCCCGCTGCTGCACGACGCCGCCCTGCGGGACCGGGTCCACGGACTGCACCGGGCGCTGGGCGGGCGGGAGCTGTTCGAAGCGGAGTCGCGGCTGGCCTTCGTACGGGAACGGCTGCGCGACCGGCTGGCCGGGTGGGGCCCCGCCGGGCCGCGGCCCCCGGGCGCCGGGCTCGCCGTACGGCTGCGGGAACTGCTGGACGCCCGGACCGTCGAGGGGATCACCCTGGCGGAGGCGGCCGATGAGCTGGGGGAGGCCCATACGACCCACCTGATCCGGTCGTTCGGCCGGGCCTTCGGGCTGCCGCCGCACGCCTATCTGACCGGGCGGCGGGTGGCGGCGGCGCGGCGGCTGCTGCTCGCCGGGATGCGGCCGGCGGAGGTGGCGGTGGCGGTGGGATTCCACGACCAGGCCCATTTGACCCGGCACTTCCGGCGGTATGTCGGAACCAGCCCGGCACGGTTCGCCCGATCAGGCCGAGTGTGA